In the genome of Bacillus thuringiensis, the window ATGAAGGCAAATGTAAAAAGAGGAAATGGACGCACTACATATGCAGATGTACGCGTTCATGTTCCAAAGAATGCAAAGTGTACGGATGAGTTACCACGCACAACAAAACAAGATGATCGTTATGACATCTTCGAAGAATATGTAATGGCAATTTGGAGATTTCAACGCGCTGTAGATAAATTTTTTAGTTGGGATACAGCAGAAGAGTTGTGTAAGGCGGCAAGGGATAAAAAAGAAATAATTCCAGTGCGGGTTTATTTAGGAAGTGGCTTTAAACCTGATGTTGTCGAGTACATGAAGTGAGAAAAAAGGGAGAGGAACATAGAACATATGAAGAAAGAAATCGATGTTACAAGTAATAAACTCCTTGTAGTAAAAGATGGTGAAATCCTTTCATTCAATCCACCAGAAAGTGGTTTTGGTGAGCAAGTCGTAATTTGGGTAAACGGTAAGGGTGTCCATGTCAAAACTACTTCTAATGAAAAGATAGATTAATTATTTAATAAGAAAGTGGGTTCGCTTATGAGTGTCGCAAGGAATCATGAAGTGATGAAGGAATCACGTTTGAAGGTATACATCGCTTTAGAAGAGGCTAACTTCATTTGGGATGAAAGAGATGTAGTTCGTTTTCGTGAAATGTGGAGTCAAGGGATGAGCTTA includes:
- a CDS encoding DUF3954 domain-containing protein encodes the protein MKKEIDVTSNKLLVVKDGEILSFNPPESGFGEQVVIWVNGKGVHVKTTSNEKID